In Gemmatimonas sp., a single genomic region encodes these proteins:
- a CDS encoding response regulator — protein MSRTVLICDDAIFMRTMVGDILTQAGFEIIGEAETGVQAVERYQQLRPDLVTMDIVMPDMGGIDAVREITKLDPAARILMCSAMGQQALVVEAIQAGAKDFVVKPFQPSRVLEAVNRVLAA, from the coding sequence GTGAGCCGAACGGTACTCATTTGCGACGACGCGATCTTCATGCGCACCATGGTGGGGGACATTCTCACCCAGGCGGGCTTCGAGATCATCGGAGAAGCGGAAACAGGTGTCCAGGCAGTGGAGCGCTACCAGCAGCTCCGACCGGACCTCGTCACGATGGACATCGTCATGCCGGACATGGGCGGCATCGATGCGGTCCGCGAGATCACGAAGCTCGATCCCGCCGCGCGCATTCTGATGTGCAGTGCGATGGGGCAGCAGGCGCTCGTGGTGGAAGCGATTCAGGCCGGCGCGAAGGACTTCGTGGTGAAGCCGTTCCAGCCCAGCCGCGTGCTCGAAGCCGTAAATCGCGTCCTCGCCGCGTAG
- a CDS encoding chemotaxis protein CheW, with translation MLVVVADRDAFGIPVEQVREVIRSADLRRVPGSPPVLRGIVNVRGAIVTVLDLQALLSGERAVTAGSVVLLEYGSRLIGLAVHAVHDVRVLEASLESQPESESALDRIVPLDAVALCARHLHSADERER, from the coding sequence GTGCTGGTCGTCGTGGCCGACCGGGATGCGTTCGGCATTCCGGTCGAGCAGGTCCGTGAGGTCATCCGGAGCGCCGATCTCCGTCGGGTGCCCGGCAGTCCGCCGGTGCTTCGCGGCATTGTCAACGTGCGGGGCGCAATCGTCACGGTGCTGGACCTGCAGGCGCTCTTGTCGGGAGAGCGTGCCGTCACGGCGGGGTCGGTCGTCCTGCTCGAGTACGGATCGCGCCTCATCGGGCTCGCCGTGCATGCCGTGCACGATGTCCGCGTGCTGGAGGCGTCGCTCGAGTCCCAACCCGAGTCCGAATCCGCCCTCGACCGCATCGTGCCGCTGGACGCCGTGGCGCTCTGCGCGCGGCACCTGCATTCAGCCGACGAGAGGGAACGGTGA
- a CDS encoding RluA family pseudouridine synthase, producing the protein MNANPGVVHDFDVTNDSGDVGERLDLLVSRRCELSRTQSATLIANGHVTVNGKAEKASYRSLAGDSLHVVIPPPPGRDIVPENIPLDIVYEDEYLLVVDKAAGMVVHPAPGNWTGTLVNALIGRGEPLADGGSEERAGLVHRLDKDTSGLLIVAKTDAAHRSLSAALAARKVTRRYVALCWGHLATDNISVEKPIGRDPRDRTKMTIVPDGRMSRTDFVRLGRFDSADLLRAHLHSGRTHQIRVHLSSIGHPVVGDDTYGGGGGRRLVDLPGKRHFLHAAWLRFRHPVTGAPVDLRSPLPEDLRQSLSVVSLMPELATHQDPLDVFGFYKTDEVLPGHKPDDHDDALD; encoded by the coding sequence GTGAACGCCAATCCGGGAGTCGTACACGACTTCGACGTCACGAATGACAGCGGAGACGTGGGTGAACGGCTCGATCTGCTCGTGTCACGCCGCTGCGAGCTGTCGCGGACGCAGTCCGCGACGCTGATCGCGAACGGACACGTGACGGTCAACGGCAAGGCCGAGAAGGCGTCGTATCGCAGCCTGGCCGGCGATTCGCTGCACGTCGTCATTCCGCCGCCGCCGGGCCGGGATATCGTGCCGGAGAACATCCCGCTCGATATCGTCTACGAAGACGAATATCTGCTCGTGGTCGACAAGGCTGCCGGCATGGTGGTGCATCCCGCGCCAGGCAACTGGACGGGGACGCTGGTGAACGCCCTGATCGGTCGCGGTGAGCCGCTGGCCGACGGCGGCAGCGAGGAGCGCGCGGGTCTGGTGCATCGCCTCGATAAGGACACCTCTGGACTGCTGATCGTGGCCAAGACCGACGCCGCCCATCGGTCGCTCAGTGCGGCGCTGGCCGCCCGCAAAGTGACGCGCCGCTACGTGGCGCTGTGCTGGGGACATCTGGCTACCGACAACATTTCGGTGGAAAAGCCGATCGGCCGCGATCCACGAGACCGAACCAAGATGACGATCGTCCCTGATGGACGGATGTCGCGAACGGATTTCGTGCGCCTCGGTCGCTTCGACTCGGCCGACCTGTTGCGGGCCCACCTGCACAGCGGCCGGACGCATCAGATCCGTGTGCACTTGTCGTCGATCGGCCACCCGGTGGTCGGTGATGACACATACGGGGGAGGCGGCGGTCGGCGCTTGGTGGACTTACCCGGGAAAAGGCACTTCCTGCACGCCGCCTGGTTGCGCTTCCGCCATCCAGTAACCGGCGCCCCGGTCGATCTGCGTTCTCCGCTCCCGGAGGATCTTCGTCAGTCGCTGTCGGTGGTTAGCCTCATGCCGGAACTCGCCACGCACCAGGATCCGCTCGATGTCTTCGGGTTCTACAAAACCGACGAAGTCCTCCCCGGACACAAGCCGGACGATCACGACGACGCCCTCGACTAG
- the lspA gene encoding signal peptidase II, translating into MTNPTRSATASAVVNDVPAAASTARFWTLVFLVTAADAISKALAVEYLAPRHIPHRIIGDVVRFTLAYNPGAAFGMHLGPASRWIFAALSVVIVVVLIRATADLTRISRLAAFGVPVVVGGAIGNLLDRIRLRDGVVDFIDIGFGDVRFWTFNVADTAVTIGAGCLVIALWQLDKAQQQAAAS; encoded by the coding sequence ATGACCAACCCGACCCGTAGTGCCACCGCGTCGGCCGTCGTTAACGATGTGCCGGCGGCGGCTTCCACGGCGCGATTCTGGACGCTCGTCTTCCTCGTGACAGCGGCCGACGCGATCTCGAAGGCGCTCGCCGTGGAGTACCTCGCACCACGCCATATTCCACATCGGATCATCGGCGACGTGGTGCGTTTCACGCTGGCGTACAACCCGGGGGCGGCCTTCGGCATGCACCTCGGTCCTGCGTCACGCTGGATTTTTGCGGCGCTCAGCGTCGTGATTGTCGTGGTGCTGATTCGCGCCACGGCCGACCTCACCCGGATCTCACGGCTCGCCGCGTTTGGCGTGCCCGTCGTGGTCGGGGGGGCCATCGGCAACCTGCTCGATCGTATTCGGCTGCGAGACGGCGTTGTGGATTTCATCGATATCGGCTTCGGCGACGTCCGCTTCTGGACGTTCAACGTGGCCGACACTGCCGTTACCATCGGAGCAGGTTGTCTCGTGATCGCATTGTGGCAGTTGGACAAGGCACAGCAGCAAGCGGCGGCGTCGTGA
- the lspA gene encoding signal peptidase II encodes MKALVAIPVLLVVLVLDLITKAVAVATLAPAGGSNPVFGNWFRFALVYNPGAAFGLHLGDYSRWIFMALTLGALVILWRLYQQTAQDDLRKALAVSLVAAGALGNVIDRIRSDLGVVDFIDIGFGAHRWPTFNVADMAVSGGAFLLALVLWGEEKRETAAAAAAAATESADLTR; translated from the coding sequence GTGAAGGCACTCGTCGCTATTCCTGTCCTGCTGGTTGTCCTCGTTCTCGACCTGATCACCAAGGCCGTGGCGGTCGCGACGCTCGCGCCCGCCGGCGGATCCAATCCGGTGTTCGGGAACTGGTTCCGGTTCGCGCTCGTCTACAACCCCGGGGCGGCTTTCGGGCTGCACCTGGGCGACTACTCGCGCTGGATCTTCATGGCGCTCACGCTTGGCGCCCTCGTGATCCTGTGGCGCCTCTATCAGCAAACGGCGCAAGACGACTTGCGCAAGGCGCTCGCCGTTTCGCTCGTGGCGGCGGGTGCCCTCGGTAATGTGATCGACCGGATCCGGTCGGATTTGGGCGTCGTCGATTTCATCGATATCGGGTTCGGGGCGCATCGCTGGCCCACGTTCAATGTGGCCGACATGGCCGTCAGCGGCGGCGCGTTTCTGCTAGCGCTGGTGTTGTGGGGCGAAGAGAAGCGCGAGACGGCCGCGGCCGCGGCGGCGGCGGCGACAGAATCGGCCGACCTGACGCGATGA
- a CDS encoding TraR/DksA C4-type zinc finger protein has product MAGSNAASKDGKKSKPMPKKQLQHFEKRLLEERKRVLKELGHHGEAFGPNGDADGDTSAYSFHMADQGTDAMEREKAFLFASQEGRFLFHIDQALRRLYKSPETFGKCHQCGEDIAFERLDALPHARYCFACKQREEDAKKG; this is encoded by the coding sequence ATGGCTGGATCCAACGCCGCGTCGAAGGACGGCAAGAAGTCGAAGCCGATGCCCAAAAAGCAGTTGCAGCATTTCGAGAAGCGGTTGCTCGAAGAGCGCAAGCGCGTGCTGAAGGAGCTCGGGCACCACGGGGAAGCGTTTGGACCGAACGGTGACGCCGACGGCGATACCAGCGCCTACTCCTTCCATATGGCCGATCAGGGGACCGACGCCATGGAACGCGAAAAGGCGTTCCTGTTCGCGTCGCAGGAAGGTCGTTTCCTCTTCCACATCGATCAGGCGCTGCGTCGTCTATACAAGTCGCCCGAGACCTTCGGCAAATGCCACCAGTGTGGGGAAGACATCGCTTTCGAGCGACTCGACGCCTTGCCGCATGCGCGCTACTGCTTTGCGTGCAAGCAGCGTGAGGAAGACGCCAAAAAGGGCTGA
- the ileS gene encoding isoleucine--tRNA ligase has product MTAPQDTATYPLLPDSGADAFEQELLARWEAEQLFERAQAARAGATPFVFYEGPPTANGRPGIHHVFSRTIKDLFCRHRAMQGYFVPRKAGWDTHGLPVEIEVEKELQREEAARQGVDPSEIAKLGGKQLIEQTGVAEFNRRCRESVFKYRGDWEKLSQRTAYWLDYDDPYVTYSHNFVESVWWALRTLHEKSLLVRGHKILPYCARCGTALSSHEVAQGYDDVDDPSVYVALDLLDEHGHAPAQRRRILVWTTTPWTLVSNTALAVNPTLTYIELRKKSGAEWTIILAEARVPGVLGADWADRWDVTGQMTGADLSGKRYRRPLDWVPYPDEGRHEVIVTEDFVSAEDGSGVVHMAPAFGADDYSAGQRHGLAFLQPVTARGEFTDDVPEVGGVFVKKADARIIEVLRERDVLWKATTFTHSYPHCWRCGTPLLYYARGSWFVRTTAVRESLMARNAAVDWHPNEVGTGRFGEWLANNVDWAISRDRYWGTPLPVWVNDEDATEIDVIGSYADLAARIGRPLPEDFDPHKPHIDQYTWPAPSGKGTMRRVPEVIDTWFDSGSMPFAQWHYPFENRDKVEAQFPADFICEGVDQTRGWFYSLIAIATGLGDALPNNADRTAAPYRHVVVNDLVLDAQGQKMSKSKGNTVDPWHVLERHGADAVRLFLVATSQVWVPRRFDENAIRETAGRFLLTFRNVYNGIFAQYANFGWSPSANDPAVADRPALDRWILSRLTRVEAEVDAHLNNYDATLAARRVMQFMDDDVSKWYVRQSRARFYEIDSADNRAAFATLHEVLAVTCRLLAPFAPFMTDAVHRALTGTSVHLASYTRADRTPVDDTLEAAMDDIRTLAGLARAARDVADINVRQPLPSVQCVVPGNPGPASELGALLASEINVKLVEFVRSTDALVSLEVKGNFRTLGKKFGKETPLVAAAVPDMPVELIRILAGGESVTIEVEGIPRLIAPDDVAIIRRASGAAVVQENGGYGVALDPTITPELRAEGLAREVISKVQRLRKEAQLDVSDRIAVAIAGDEELEGAVATHRGRIADEVLAVRLLVGTEAGSPFHADGNGSTWTATQVVDVDGRSIRLALTKEGS; this is encoded by the coding sequence GGCACAGGCCGCGCGCGCCGGTGCCACGCCGTTCGTGTTCTACGAGGGGCCGCCCACGGCCAACGGACGCCCGGGCATTCACCACGTGTTCTCGCGCACGATCAAGGACCTCTTCTGCCGCCACCGTGCGATGCAGGGGTACTTCGTGCCGCGGAAGGCCGGGTGGGACACGCACGGCCTGCCGGTGGAAATCGAAGTCGAGAAGGAGCTGCAGCGCGAAGAGGCGGCACGGCAGGGCGTCGATCCCTCGGAGATCGCGAAGCTTGGCGGCAAGCAGTTGATCGAACAAACCGGCGTGGCGGAGTTCAACCGGCGCTGTCGCGAGAGTGTGTTCAAGTACCGCGGCGACTGGGAAAAGTTATCGCAGCGTACGGCGTATTGGCTCGACTACGACGATCCGTACGTCACGTACTCGCACAACTTCGTCGAGTCGGTGTGGTGGGCGCTGCGCACGCTGCACGAGAAGTCGCTGCTGGTGCGCGGGCACAAGATCCTGCCGTACTGCGCGCGCTGTGGCACCGCGCTGTCCAGCCACGAGGTGGCGCAGGGCTACGACGACGTCGACGATCCGAGCGTGTACGTGGCGCTCGATTTGCTCGATGAGCATGGCCACGCGCCGGCCCAGCGTCGTCGCATTCTGGTGTGGACGACCACGCCGTGGACGCTGGTGTCGAACACCGCCCTCGCGGTGAATCCCACGCTCACGTACATCGAACTGCGCAAGAAGAGCGGCGCCGAGTGGACGATCATTTTGGCTGAAGCACGCGTACCCGGTGTGCTCGGTGCCGACTGGGCCGATCGCTGGGACGTGACCGGGCAGATGACCGGCGCCGACCTGTCGGGCAAGCGCTATCGCCGTCCGCTGGATTGGGTGCCGTATCCCGACGAGGGCCGTCACGAAGTCATCGTGACGGAAGATTTCGTAAGTGCGGAAGACGGCAGCGGCGTGGTGCACATGGCGCCGGCGTTCGGTGCCGACGACTATAGCGCCGGGCAGCGTCATGGACTCGCCTTCCTGCAGCCCGTCACGGCGCGCGGCGAGTTCACCGACGACGTGCCGGAAGTGGGTGGCGTGTTCGTCAAGAAGGCCGATGCGCGCATCATCGAAGTGCTGCGTGAGCGCGACGTGCTGTGGAAGGCGACGACCTTCACGCACTCGTATCCGCACTGTTGGCGCTGCGGCACCCCACTGCTGTACTACGCGCGTGGCTCGTGGTTCGTACGCACCACCGCCGTGCGCGAAAGCCTGATGGCGCGCAACGCGGCGGTCGATTGGCATCCGAACGAGGTCGGCACGGGCCGCTTCGGTGAGTGGCTGGCCAACAACGTGGATTGGGCGATCTCGCGCGACCGCTACTGGGGTACGCCGCTCCCGGTGTGGGTGAACGACGAAGACGCCACCGAGATCGACGTGATCGGCAGTTACGCCGATCTCGCCGCGCGCATCGGCCGGCCGCTGCCCGAGGATTTCGATCCGCACAAGCCGCACATCGACCAGTACACGTGGCCGGCCCCGTCGGGGAAGGGCACCATGCGTCGCGTGCCGGAAGTCATCGACACCTGGTTCGACTCGGGCTCCATGCCGTTCGCGCAGTGGCACTATCCCTTCGAGAACCGCGACAAGGTCGAGGCGCAGTTCCCGGCCGACTTCATCTGCGAAGGGGTCGATCAGACGCGCGGCTGGTTCTACTCGCTCATCGCCATCGCGACTGGGCTTGGCGATGCGTTGCCCAACAACGCCGATCGTACGGCCGCGCCGTATCGCCACGTGGTCGTGAATGATCTCGTGCTCGATGCGCAGGGGCAAAAGATGTCGAAGAGCAAGGGCAACACCGTCGACCCATGGCACGTGCTCGAGCGACACGGGGCGGATGCGGTGCGCCTGTTCCTCGTGGCCACTAGTCAGGTGTGGGTGCCGCGTCGCTTCGACGAGAACGCGATCCGCGAAACGGCGGGACGCTTCCTGCTCACCTTCCGCAATGTCTACAACGGCATCTTCGCGCAGTACGCCAACTTCGGGTGGAGCCCAAGTGCGAACGATCCGGCCGTGGCCGACCGTCCGGCGCTCGATCGCTGGATTCTGTCCCGTCTTACGCGCGTGGAAGCCGAAGTCGATGCGCATCTGAACAATTACGACGCCACACTGGCCGCGCGGCGTGTGATGCAGTTCATGGATGACGACGTGTCCAAGTGGTACGTCCGCCAGTCGCGTGCCCGCTTCTATGAAATAGACAGCGCCGACAACCGGGCGGCGTTCGCCACGCTGCACGAAGTGCTGGCCGTCACGTGCCGGTTGCTGGCGCCGTTCGCGCCGTTCATGACCGATGCCGTGCACCGGGCCCTGACCGGAACCTCGGTGCACCTCGCGTCGTATACGCGGGCAGACCGAACGCCGGTCGACGACACGCTCGAGGCGGCGATGGACGACATCCGGACGCTGGCGGGGTTGGCGCGGGCGGCTCGCGATGTGGCCGATATCAACGTGCGTCAGCCGCTCCCGTCGGTGCAGTGCGTCGTGCCCGGTAATCCAGGACCGGCATCGGAGCTGGGCGCGTTGCTGGCGTCCGAGATCAATGTGAAGCTGGTGGAGTTCGTGCGCTCGACCGACGCCCTGGTGTCGCTCGAGGTGAAGGGCAACTTCCGGACGCTCGGCAAAAAGTTCGGCAAGGAAACACCGCTGGTGGCGGCGGCGGTGCCCGACATGCCAGTCGAGCTCATCCGTATATTGGCGGGTGGCGAGTCGGTCACGATCGAGGTCGAGGGCATTCCACGCTTGATTGCCCCCGACGACGTCGCCATCATCCGTCGCGCCTCGGGAGCCGCCGTGGTTCAGGAGAACGGGGGATACGGGGTCGCGCTCGACCCCACGATTACGCCGGAGTTGCGGGCGGAAGGCCTGGCACGCGAAGTGATCAGCAAGGTGCAACGCCTCCGGAAGGAAGCGCAGCTGGACGTGAGTGACCGCATCGCGGTGGCGATCGCCGGCGATGAGGAGCTGGAGGGCGCTGTGGCCACGCATCGTGGACGCATTGCCGACGAGGTGCTCGCCGTGCGATTGCTGGTCGGCACGGAGGCAGGCTCGCCGTTCCATGCAGATGGCAACGGTTCCACGTGGACCGCGACGCAGGTGGTGGACGTCGATGGACGTTCGATCCGCCTCGCGCTCACCAAGGAAGGGTCGTAA